GGGGAGGTGAAGGGCTTATAGGATTTACATTAACGTGCAGTGTAACGAATGGTTAGGAACTGTAGCAGATGTTTGTCTTGTGTTGATACAGATCTCCCTTTGCTCCACAGTCTCAGTAGGTATATGAGTTTGATTGCCCTTAGTCTTCAGTGTGTCATACGAATAGATAAGAAAGATGTcagtaaactggaaaaaaaagcctACAAGAAAAGGTTACAAAATTAAGAAAGATACACAATTTCGATTGTGAGGGGGCTCCTGGTAAAGCTCTTGTGTGACAGCTGGAGATGGGTCGTTCCATTAgctcaggggtgtccaacctgcggccctccagctgctgcaggactacatctcccataatgctctttcagctaagggcctGGCTGatgagtatgggagatgtagtcctgcagcagctgtcctgggccgcaggttggacatccCTGCATTAGCTGGATGTCTTATGACCACACCGTGTGCGATATAAAGGACCTTGTGTGAGATCACACTCTGTAAAGTGCACCTGTTTAGAGAATGCAAAAGGGTCTATTCACTACAGCGTTCGATTCAAGTGATAAGTCacaaactttattattaattatgaagtGAAACCCTGATGAGATTATTCAAGATTTCAAGGGGGCCAAGCTACGTCTTGTTAGGACATCAAAGCTGGGTTGGCACACTATGAAGTACACTGAAGCCCATCAGTAAAAATTGCAACACCCCTAGAAAacctctgctttagtgaatataccccaaaatgtacattttccacattagtattatttattgtatgcaCTGAAAGGCACTTCCTGTTGTCAACAGGGTTTCTTCTCCCTTGCTTCACTATTCACTATGAAGGACCAACaatggcaagtttctccagtggccctgtataatgcataactcAATGTGCAAGTAATAGAACTATGTCTTAGCTACACATTATGGGACAGGAGAGATGTGGTTCCAGTTCCTTCATTATGTACAGAGAAGTAAAGGAGTTGAACCCATGTCTCTTGTTGACGCTCCCtgtagtgaataaatccctatTTGTAATTGATGTATCTTAATAGAAAGAAATGGTAAGATATTGAAAATGAATGCTTTGACAAAATAACGAGTATACTACATGTCTGCTATAATAGCGCTTAACTAATGTTTCACGCAATAACTATACAGTACAGTAATATAGACACACAGCAGCATATCGAGCGCTAACAGCGACTGGCGCAGCTATTACCACGTGCACAGCAAGCGCAGGACtacaataattaattataaagtaCATAAGGACTTTGATTGGACAATAGGTGCTTGGGAAGGCGGAGCGTGCTTGGGTTTTTGAAGTCACATGCACGACAGGATCTGGGCGGTGTCGGCGTCTATTGGGTAGGTGAGAGCTAACCGTGTGGGCTGTAGATCCAATTGGATGAGAACTGAACCCGCCCGGGATAAAGAGAGATCATGGCGTGGGCGGGTACTTTGCGATTGACAGCAGGAGGAGCCTATTGGCAGTGCGAAGGAGGGTATGGCGAGTGATTGACATCCCGGGTAGACTAGCTAAAGGAGGCGGTAAACGAACTCTTTGCTCTGGACATCTTTCGGGGTTGAGGTGAGAAGCGGTGCATGCGACGGGTCTCTCCGTGTCTTTAGCTGGATTGCTGCCTGGGTTGTAAAAGCTCCTGCGTAGGGCTTCCACTCTGGTCTCCATGttgttaaaatgcattgtgggCGGGTGTTCCCGCATGCGTTGGGGTAGCTTGTGCGCCGAAGTAATCCATTACTATACGTTAGGCGTGCAGCTCTTTGCCTTGCGGGTTAACAAGAAGCCAGTTTTTTCCCCCGTTAATTTCTTGGCTTGTATAGTGTATACACGTGTGTGGCTGGGTAACATACTGCTGAAAGTTTCTGGTCCGGTAAAGGCACACGCGGTGTGCATATTGTCTATTGCGCATCGGTGTGATCCTGTACGGCTGTGGGCCCTCGTGGTGCTCTGTAGTATGTTCGCTAACACACACTGGATTCCTATAAGCTTAAATGGTGACCGAAACCACAAAAACAACCTGCCCCAGGGCCCATAATCTGTCCCATTTCCCAACCTTTATATTGTAGGAGCTCAAGAGTTTGTATTCTAATCTGCAAGTCCCAATGCTCTTTaaagtgcgtgtgtgtgtgtatatgtgtatgtatgtatatatacttctAGATGCCTTATTCAGTTATCAATAGGCCACAAAATGGCAAATCCTGCCTCTAACGTCCTCTGTAAAGTTGTGACATAATGCTGTATTGTTGCAGTTGTGGtgtcttatatttttataaaagcgCTCAATCTTTATTTTAACTGTTCCTCTGTCCATGTGACACTTTGCGCTCTGCTGATGTAGGTGGTGTCTGTCCATTCTGAATGCAGGATTCATTGGTTAGACTAGGTAGGCCggatggttctcatctgctgtcAAGTTCAATGTTTAACATGTATGTAATTTTAATATCTTTGTAGGTGAAATGAAGCCAACGCAGACTAGCCCTGTTTCTGCTACCATGGCGGAGGCTTTTGGCTGTGCGGTGGAAAACCGCTTCTGTCAACTTCTGGATGATGAGACCGACCCATTAGACTTTCTTCAAAAAGCAGCCGAGGAAAAGGCGCGCCGCAAAAAGAAAGACGAGGCTGTGGCTGCGAAAAAATCCGGCCCCAAGAAGGAATCTCAGAAAGAAAGGAAGGCAATTGCTGCTTTGGCTACAGAGGCCCCGACTACCCAACCAGGTGCGGGCACTGCTAAAAGTAAGGCTATCTTAAATATGAACAGTGCAGTCTCTATCACTAGCCCAGAGAAATCAAGCTTTAGTTCTTAAATCAATATAGGAACATGATTTAATGGTGAGATAAACATTGTGACAAGCTTTTGTGTATGATTTGAGTTAATGCCTAAATAAATGGTTTAGTCAACCCCAAAAGTGGGAAACTAGCTGGCTTGAGTAGACGGCTAATCTTTAATTCTATTTCTAGTGTAAGATtccaaaaaatcaaaatttccaGTTTGTGCTAaacgttttgtttttgtttgctaCATGCCTTATTTCTCTTCCCCCTAACCCATTAGGCCAGAAGAATGCTCAGAAACCAGTGCATAAGGGACCTCAGAACGAAAACAAGTTAGCTGATGTGAAAACTGAGAAAAGGACTGCTTTCAGGGAGTTTCGTTCAAATATTATGGATAGACCAAATGAGTATAGCATTGAAAAGTAAGTGAAAATGTTCTAACACTCCTAGAAATCACTCCTTAGATCTTGCTACTCCCTTGTAAAACTCTGCCTATAAGTAGTAGGGGGAACCTCCTTTCCTGCCATATTCATACCGTTCTGTCACATTTGTTATGTCTGACTATTGTACCTTCTCGTGGTTAGACTAatgcattaaagaaaaatacatgcgTACATACAATTGCTTACACTATGGGATAAAGTGCATTTGGTTGTATGATATATGAAAGGATTTGTTAATTTACTAAGCTAACTTTTCTTAGAAGTCCCTGTAAGTTCATCCTATACTATCAGGCTGACTCAAATGATCTAGATTAAACTTTTGACAAGTTCTCTAAGTAACCACCcgtggaatatatatattttattttttagacctTTGGATCTTGGTGAGAAAGAGAAACTTGTAAGGAACTGGATTTCAAGAGGTGGTATGCGTGGCAGAGGACGTGGGGGCTTCTCAAGAAACAATGAAGGGGAAAATcaaagaggaaaaagagaatTTGAAAGGCACAGTGGTAGTGATCGGGCGTATGTATGGATTTTAAATTTCACTTAAAATGCAGAGTCTAGATTGGTCTGGCATCATAATCCGTATAGCTTTCCATAGGTGCCTGTAAAGAATGTTGTAGAATTTGCATTGTCGTCATGCTGGGAGTTTTGTTAATGTTTAGTCAGCTTTGTGTAAATCTGTTAATGGATTATCGGGTgttgaagaaaaacatttgtgcCTTGCTGAATAACCATCAGGTTTTGGAATTACTACAAGTGGCCAATAGTTTGTAGCTCCCTTTGTGTCCAAGATAACTATCAACTTTCCAACTTCCTCAGTCTGCAACTGTATGGATAATGCCTAATGTTCTGTCTCCAGAGGAGTAAGAGCAGAAGACAAGAGGGGTGGAAATGGATCGCACAACTGGGGCTCATTTAAAGATGCTTGCAGGTACAAAAGCGAAGACCCTAGATATAATGAAGCCATATGAGTTCAGAATGGAATATAAAGCTACAGCGTGCAAATTGCTGTCTTGCGCTACGGAATCTGTCGGAGCTTTATAAGTTATAATATATGGCATTGTTCAGGCCTTTAGTTATAGCTCTGTAGGACTGTTTCTTGGCCTCATTCTTGGTTGGAAGGTGGTATATACTAAATGGCTGCTGCATAACAAAGGTGGATGAGATGTCTGGCTGTCCAAAGgaggagttttttttattccataaaaGCCAAAGTCACCTGTTATCTGAATTCTACATTAAGATTCTCAGTAGTATAGAACTTTCTACTTAAAGTGAACAAGTTGCACTTAAAGGTGTTTCAAAATACTTACTATAAAGTGTAATGTGTCTGACAATCATGCAATGCTAGTTATAGCAACATCAAAAATAATCCTTGATGAAATGGTCCTCATTACATGTAGCGATAGTAATGTGAGTGAATATTATCATCTTAGTGACGTGGAACCAACACCAGTGGAGGAGCCCTTGGAAAACCAAGAGCCTACTGAGGAGGAACAAGACGTAAAGTAAGCTCTTTCAAAGCTAAATATTTTAGGCTAGTATAACAGGGCTGTCTTTGTAACATGGTGCAGAAGGAGCAGCTATACCTCATGCTCAAGGATTAGTTTGGCTGTTGCCATGGTCCCAAAGTGGAATGCTGTATTTGCATTGTGTGAAATGTTTCATGTTGACCATTGGGATATGACTGCAAAGGGCATCAATAGTATTGTGCTGTGGGCTGAACTGGGTATGGTTTGCCTCTTATGATTAAAAGTTGTCTTGGTTGTGGACTGTACCCTTATTTATTCTGACTGCCCTGATAACAAACATTAGAGAATGTCAGCCTGCTTTAGAGCAAGTCTGTTAACATTGTTTTATGCAGGATGGCTGACGAAGGTGCTGATGAATTTACCAAAGAAATGAGCCTGGACGAGTGGAAACTGATGCAGGATCAACGCAGAGCAAAGATTGACTTCAACTTGCGTAAACCAGAATCCTCTGTGCCATCAAAAGCTGTGGTGATCCACAAGTCTAAATTTAATAATGTAAGAACCCCCCTGCATGAGCTATGTGTCTTTGTGGGTTTCTTGTTTTTACAGACTTTACTAGGATGACCTTTTTTTTGGCCTGTTTAAAACATTACTTTTGCTAAAATTGCACCTGTTTGTCCCTCCCATGTAGAATTTGAATGAGAACGAAGAGGACTATCATTATGCCTTTCGCAAGCCTGTCAACGACATCACTACTCAGCTGGATATTAATTTTGGCAGCCTGTCGCGTCCAGGTCGTGGAGGCAGAGGTGGGGGTAGAGGGCGAGTCCGCAAAGAAGAACCTTTCCCTCATGCAGTGGTTCATGTATGTGTTGTATTTCTCATCTAAGGGTTGTATAGTCTGTTATGATGAAAGGGGATTATACTATCTACTGTGCATGCTAGACCAGCCTCCAGCAGTGTCTGGGATTCTTCTTTGATGAGGACTTCATCCTGGCACATCTAAGCTAGGCACACCCAATGGAGGACTCCGGCTGGGAAGCTTTCACTGCAGTTCTCAGCCTTTGGTCTTTGTTTAAATGACAATGC
The DNA window shown above is from Spea bombifrons isolate aSpeBom1 chromosome 1, aSpeBom1.2.pri, whole genome shotgun sequence and carries:
- the HABP4 gene encoding intracellular hyaluronan-binding protein 4 isoform X1 — its product is MKPTQTSPVSATMAEAFGCAVENRFCQLLDDETDPLDFLQKAAEEKARRKKKDEAVAAKKSGPKKESQKERKAIAALATEAPTTQPGAGTAKSQKNAQKPVHKGPQNENKLADVKTEKRTAFREFRSNIMDRPNEYSIEKPLDLGEKEKLVRNWISRGGMRGRGRGGFSRNNEGENQRGKREFERHSGSDRAGVRAEDKRGGNGSHNWGSFKDACSDVEPTPVEEPLENQEPTEEEQDVKMADEGADEFTKEMSLDEWKLMQDQRRAKIDFNLRKPESSVPSKAVVIHKSKFNNNLNENEEDYHYAFRKPVNDITTQLDINFGSLSRPGRGGRGGGRGRVRKEEPFPHAVVHVDVAAAPNPDDPEDFPALA
- the HABP4 gene encoding intracellular hyaluronan-binding protein 4 isoform X3, encoding MKPTQTSPVSATMAEAFGCAVENRFCQLLDDETDPLDFLQKAAEEKARRKKKDEAVAAKKSGPKKESQKERKAIAALATEAPTTQPGAGTAKSQKNAQKPVHKGPQNENKLADVKTEKRTAFREFRSNIMDRPNEYSIEKPLDLGEKEKLVRNWISRGGMRGRGRGGFSRNNEGENQRGKREFERHSGSDRADVEPTPVEEPLENQEPTEEEQDVKMADEGADEFTKEMSLDEWKLMQDQRRAKIDFNLRKPESSVPSKAVVIHKSKFNNNLNENEEDYHYAFRKPVNDITTQLDINFGSLSRPGRGGRGGGRGRVRKEEPFPHAVVHVDVAAAPNPDDPEDFPALA
- the HABP4 gene encoding intracellular hyaluronan-binding protein 4 isoform X2, with product MKPTQTSPVSATMAEAFGCAVENRFCQLLDDETDPLDFLQKAAEEKARRKKKDEAVAAKKSGPKKESQKERKAIAALATEAPTTQPGQKNAQKPVHKGPQNENKLADVKTEKRTAFREFRSNIMDRPNEYSIEKPLDLGEKEKLVRNWISRGGMRGRGRGGFSRNNEGENQRGKREFERHSGSDRAGVRAEDKRGGNGSHNWGSFKDACSDVEPTPVEEPLENQEPTEEEQDVKMADEGADEFTKEMSLDEWKLMQDQRRAKIDFNLRKPESSVPSKAVVIHKSKFNNNLNENEEDYHYAFRKPVNDITTQLDINFGSLSRPGRGGRGGGRGRVRKEEPFPHAVVHVDVAAAPNPDDPEDFPALA
- the HABP4 gene encoding intracellular hyaluronan-binding protein 4 isoform X4, translated to MKPTQTSPVSATMAEAFGCAVENRFCQLLDDETDPLDFLQKAAEEKARRKKKDEAVAAKKSGPKKESQKERKAIAALATEAPTTQPGQKNAQKPVHKGPQNENKLADVKTEKRTAFREFRSNIMDRPNEYSIEKPLDLGEKEKLVRNWISRGGMRGRGRGGFSRNNEGENQRGKREFERHSGSDRADVEPTPVEEPLENQEPTEEEQDVKMADEGADEFTKEMSLDEWKLMQDQRRAKIDFNLRKPESSVPSKAVVIHKSKFNNNLNENEEDYHYAFRKPVNDITTQLDINFGSLSRPGRGGRGGGRGRVRKEEPFPHAVVHVDVAAAPNPDDPEDFPALA